The Triticum aestivum cultivar Chinese Spring chromosome 3A, IWGSC CS RefSeq v2.1, whole genome shotgun sequence genome includes a region encoding these proteins:
- the LOC123058829 gene encoding probable glutathione S-transferase GSTU1, giving the protein MAGEKTTGLVLLDFWVSPFAQRCRIALAEKGLACESLEQELLGAKSDLLLGSNPVHKKVPVLLHDSRAVCESLVILEYIEDAFPGAAPRLLPADPHARAQARFWADYVDKRVYSCGTRLWKLKGEGRAAARAEMLETLRTLDAELGDRAFFGGEALGFVDVALIPLTSWFYSYEKHGGFSVEKECPGLAEWARRCGERESVAKVLTPPEEVHDFIGLLKKHYGLE; this is encoded by the coding sequence ATGGCCGGCGAGAAGACGACGGGGCTGGTGCTGCTGGACTTCTGGGTGAGCCCGTTCGCGCAGCGCTGCCGCATTGCGCTGGCCGAGAAGGGCCTGGCCTGCGAGTCCCTCGAGCAGGAGCTGCTGGGCGCCAAGAGCGACCTCCTCCTCGGCTCCAACCCCGTCCACAAGAAGGTCCCCGTGCTCCTCCACGACAGCCGCGCCGTCTGCGAGTCTCTCGTcatcctcgagtacatcgaggacGCCTTCCCCGGCGCGGCCCCGCGGCTCCTCCCCGCCGACCCGCACGCGCGCGCGCAGGCGCGCTTCTGGGCCGACTACGTCGACAAGCGGGTGTACAGCTGCGGGACGCGGctgtggaagctcaagggggaggggcgcgcggcagcgcGGGCCGAGATGCTGGAGACGCTCCGGACGCTGGACGCCGAGCTCGGGGACAGGGCGTTCTTCGGCGGCGAGGCGCTCGGGTTCGTGGACGTCGCGCTCATACCGCTCACGTCGTGGTTCTACAGCTACGAGAAGCACGGCGGGTTCAGCGTCGAGAAAGAGTGCCCGGGGCTGGCGGAGTGGGCGCGGCGGTGCGGGGAGAGGGAGAGCGTGGCCAAGGTCCTGACGCCGCCGGAGGAGGTGCACGACTTCATCGGCCTGctcaagaagcactacggcctcGAGTAG